In Candidatus Omnitrophota bacterium, one genomic interval encodes:
- the infA gene encoding translation initiation factor IF-1 — translation MSNKEEPITLDGKVLETLPNAMFRVELPNGHKVLAHVSGKMRMNFIRILPGDTVTLELSPYDLSRGRIIRREK, via the coding sequence ATGTCAAATAAAGAAGAACCAATTACATTAGATGGGAAAGTTTTAGAGACTCTGCCCAATGCTATGTTCAGGGTAGAACTTCCCAATGGCCACAAGGTTCTTGCGCATGTATCGGGAAAGATGAGAATGAATTTCATAAGGATACTTCCGGGAGACACGGTGACTTTAGAGTTGTCTCCATACGATCTTTCAAGAGGAAGAATTATCCGAAGGGAAAAATAG
- the rpmJ gene encoding 50S ribosomal protein L36 has protein sequence MKVRASVKKICPKCKVVRRKGNIMIICDNPKHKQRQG, from the coding sequence ATGAAAGTAAGAGCAAGCGTGAAAAAGATTTGTCCAAAATGTAAGGTTGTGCGCAGAAAAGGCAACATTATGATTATCTGTGATAACCCAAAGCATAAGCAGAGACAGGGTTAA
- the rpsM gene encoding 30S ribosomal protein S13, which yields MPRIIGVDIPKEKRIEISLMYIYGIGRAVSNKILKLANISPDKRAKDLTEEEVARLSSIIQKDYRVEGDLRRDISANIKRLIDIGAYRGLRHRRGLPVRGQRTKTNARTRKGPRKTVGIVRQTAKKTAPAAGEGAKGK from the coding sequence GTGCCAAGAATAATCGGTGTTGACATTCCGAAAGAGAAGAGGATTGAGATATCTTTGATGTACATCTACGGTATCGGCCGTGCTGTATCCAATAAAATTTTGAAGTTGGCGAATATCAGTCCGGATAAGAGAGCAAAGGATCTTACCGAAGAGGAAGTTGCGCGTCTTTCGTCGATTATACAGAAAGACTATAGGGTAGAGGGGGACTTAAGAAGGGATATATCAGCCAATATAAAGAGGCTTATAGATATAGGCGCCTACAGGGGTCTCCGTCATAGAAGAGGACTGCCTGTACGCGGACAGAGGACAAAAACTAACGCGAGAACAAGGAAAGGTCCGAGGAAGACCGTCGGAATAGTAAGGCAGACTGCGAAGAAGACGGCACCAGCGGCCGGAGAAGGGGCAAAGGGTAAATAA
- the rpsK gene encoding 30S ribosomal protein S11 codes for MAEQQQQQQQQKKGKFKKSKKAVKAPPSGIAHILATFNNTIVTIADKQGNAISWASTGSVGFKGSKKSTPFAAGMAAESAAKKAAERGVKEVEVYVKGPGAGRESAIRSIQSAGITIRAIRDVTPIPHNGCRPQKRRRV; via the coding sequence ATGGCAGAACAACAACAGCAGCAACAACAGCAAAAAAAAGGTAAATTCAAGAAGAGCAAAAAAGCGGTGAAGGCTCCGCCAAGCGGCATAGCCCATATTCTTGCCACATTCAATAATACGATAGTTACTATCGCTGACAAGCAGGGAAACGCGATATCATGGGCTTCCACCGGAAGTGTCGGATTCAAAGGTTCGAAGAAGTCCACGCCTTTCGCGGCGGGTATGGCTGCGGAATCCGCGGCTAAAAAGGCCGCAGAGCGCGGAGTAAAAGAAGTCGAAGTATATGTTAAAGGTCCCGGCGCGGGAAGAGAATCAGCGATAAGGTCCATACAGTCGGCGGGAATCACGATAAGGGCGATAAGGGATGTTACTCCTATACCTCACAACGGCTGTCGTCCGCAGAAGAGAAGGAGAGTGTAA
- the rpsD gene encoding 30S ribosomal protein S4 produces MARYTGPTCRLCRREGQKLFLKGTRCSTEKCAVSRRAFAPGQHGQGQMRRKESNYGTQLREKQKVKRIYGILEAQFRHYFRIAERSKGVTGIMLLQLLERRLDNVVFRMNLATSRSEARELVQHGFVYVNNKRVDIPSFTVKVGNAISVKPKKEPMSKVLKDRREILADRLIPKWLEVDKEEFKAKVVDVPTKEDIGFPIQEQLIVELYSK; encoded by the coding sequence ATGGCTAGATATACAGGGCCGACATGCAGATTGTGCAGGCGAGAAGGGCAAAAATTATTTTTAAAAGGCACGCGTTGCTCTACGGAAAAATGCGCCGTGTCGCGAAGGGCTTTTGCGCCGGGTCAGCACGGGCAGGGTCAGATGAGAAGGAAAGAGTCCAACTATGGCACTCAGCTTAGAGAAAAGCAGAAGGTAAAGAGAATATACGGAATTTTGGAAGCCCAATTCAGGCATTATTTCAGGATAGCGGAACGCTCAAAAGGCGTAACGGGCATAATGTTATTACAGCTTCTGGAAAGACGCCTGGACAATGTTGTATTCAGAATGAATTTAGCTACTTCCAGATCCGAAGCCAGAGAGCTTGTTCAGCACGGATTTGTTTATGTGAATAATAAGAGAGTCGATATACCTTCGTTCACGGTAAAGGTCGGTAATGCGATATCGGTAAAGCCAAAGAAGGAACCGATGTCCAAGGTGCTTAAAGATAGAAGAGAGATCCTTGCGGATAGATTGATACCTAAGTGGCTGGAAGTTGATAAAGAAGAATTCAAGGCAAAAGTAGTTGATGTGCCGACCAAAGAAGATATAGGATTCCCGATACAGGAACAGCTGATCGTTGAGTTGTATTCCAAGTAA
- a CDS encoding DNA-directed RNA polymerase subunit alpha encodes MKNFEMPKRLVLDESTATADYGKFVAEPFERGYGMTIGNSLRRVLISSIEGTAVTSIKIDGVQHEFSTVKGVVEDVSQIILNIKKLILRSHFKTPKPIYIEVEKKGEVTAKDIKTDETVEIINPNLHICTLTKETKLSIEMQVARGRGYVPADRNKKEGQAIGVIPVDSIFTPVKKVNFSVEATRVGQITDYDKLIVEIWTNGSIAPKEALLYASNIFQRHLDIFVNFGKLPEEEEVPEETEEQKLLREKMKVPISELELSVRSSNCLKEARIKTIGDLVRKSELDMLQYRNFGKKSLAEIKKVIVDMGLSLGMKVEGGKKSKEESEE; translated from the coding sequence ATGAAGAATTTCGAAATGCCGAAGAGATTGGTCCTGGATGAGTCTACCGCCACGGCTGATTACGGCAAATTTGTAGCGGAGCCTTTTGAGAGAGGCTACGGCATGACGATAGGAAATTCTTTGAGAAGAGTCCTCATCTCGTCTATAGAAGGTACCGCGGTCACCAGTATAAAGATAGACGGTGTACAGCATGAATTTTCGACTGTTAAAGGCGTGGTGGAGGATGTTTCTCAGATAATATTGAATATAAAGAAACTGATACTGCGCTCGCACTTCAAGACGCCCAAGCCGATATATATAGAGGTTGAGAAGAAAGGTGAAGTTACGGCTAAGGATATAAAGACGGACGAAACGGTAGAAATAATAAATCCGAATCTGCATATCTGCACGCTTACGAAAGAGACGAAGCTTAGCATAGAGATGCAGGTTGCCCGCGGCAGGGGCTATGTGCCGGCAGACAGGAATAAGAAGGAAGGCCAGGCCATAGGCGTTATACCTGTCGACTCTATATTTACGCCTGTAAAAAAGGTAAACTTCTCCGTCGAGGCTACGAGAGTCGGGCAGATAACGGACTACGATAAGCTTATAGTGGAGATATGGACGAATGGTTCAATAGCCCCGAAAGAGGCCCTTCTATACGCTTCTAACATATTTCAGAGGCACCTGGATATATTTGTCAATTTCGGAAAACTTCCCGAAGAAGAAGAGGTTCCGGAGGAGACGGAAGAGCAGAAATTATTAAGAGAGAAGATGAAGGTGCCGATATCTGAACTGGAACTTTCAGTGAGAAGTTCTAACTGTCTTAAGGAAGCCAGGATAAAGACGATAGGCGATCTTGTTAGGAAGTCCGAACTGGATATGCTTCAGTATAGAAACTTTGGTAAAAAATCTTTGGCCGAAATAAAGAAGGTCATTGTTGATATGGGATTGTCGCTGGGTATGAAGGTGGAAGGCGGCAAAAAATCTAAAGAAGAGTCGGAAGAGTAA